TGCATCCTGTTCACAGCCCCCGATCTTTATCCCGAGGAGGAGTACAAGTGCGATACGACTGCTTTGGGGCCGGTGGACAATTGCACAGTCTCCCTGGATCACTGCTATGTGATGGTCAACTATGGTGACTCCGGCTACGCCATGCGACAGTGTAGAAAGTTCCTCTACACCACCGGCTTCCACTCGCTGACCATGGAGTTCGACCTGGTCTGCCTGTGCGACTTCTTCGTGGCCTGGTCGCAGTACTGGCATCTCTTTGGCCTGCTCATCGGAGGAGTGGCGGCCACCAAGCTGATGCGTGTCCTGAGTCCCCGGCAGATCTATGGCACTGGCATCTGGTGCCTGCTCATGTGCAGCCTGCTGATGGGTCTGGTCAAGGACTTTAGTCTCCACTGCGGCCTGCGCTGCCTGGCTGCCGTATCCTGCTGCTTTATGATCACCTCGGGGCATTCGATATGTAAGTTAAGaggtggaaaaatattttataatatttttaaactattttaaaaactttttagttAGCGACATAACAGCGGGCAAATATCGCTTGGGAGCCCTCCTGCTCTACGACTGCTTCTGGGCTCTGGGATTGATCCTGCTCCCGGGATTGGCTTCTGGTGCTCCCAGCTGGCAGCATATATACCTGGGTGTCACCCTCTCCCTGCTGGTCATTGTCTTCCTGCTGCCCTGGACCCCGGATTCACCTCGCTGGCAGCTGCTGCACACCAAGGAAAACCAACTGGCCGTCGAGCGAACGGTGACTATACTTTTGGAAGCAGCCCGCTCCAATGGAACCGCACACAGGGTGTCCAAGGAGTTGCCCCAGGAGTTGGGACAACTCAGGGAGAAGATGCTGGAACCAAGGCCACCAGTTTATTGGATGCAACTGTGGATGGGTCAGCGGAGGAGCACCTTCCACCTGCTTTCCCTGCACATGGCACTGGCCACCTTCATGGTGGTGAACACAGGGTTGCTGCTCCATGTGCGATCCTTTGGAAGGGAGCACCTGGTGTCCAACACTTTGGCCATGGGTCTGGCCGAGATGCTGGGCTGTTTTTTGGCCCTGCATCTCACCTTCAACCAGGCGGCTAGCAAGTGGCAGTGGGCCGGCGGTTTTGCCATGGTGGTCGGCTGCATCGGTAGCGTCTGCTGGTTCCTGGCCGAGGAGGATATGCCCGAGGTGTACGGACTAACACTGGGATTGCTGATGGCCTCACTGCCCCAGGCGGCCGTGGCCTGTGCCCAGTCCATGATCCTCGCCTGCCTGGGTGAGCTGGTGCCGTCGGAGCAGCGTGATTGCCTCGCCTTCTCCGCCGTCACGTGGGCAAGGGTGTGGCAGCTCTCCGCCTCTTTTCTCACCCTGCTGCGGCAGGTAAGCCCCGCCCTCTCGCTGTCCGCCTTCTGCCTGCTGGTCATCCTGGGCGGCCTCTGCACCTGTTGCCTGGTCACTCCTGGGAAggaggatcaggatcaggatcaggaaCAGGAACAGCAGGGAGCTGCAGTGAATAAGAAGCAGCACTTGATAGCGTATAGTTAATCACGTATACGTAGGGTGAACCATATGCTAAGTTAGTTTTAGTGTCTGCCAAGTATTTGCGATCAGTATTCGAATTTAGATTGttacaaatttatattgagttgcatacttttgggaatAAATCAAAAGTTAAGCACTTACTTAAAGTATTTTActttactctttttttaagaccaagaaatattttattttcctagtactaatatatattcaaaatttaaattgaatatggATAGAGATTATGGAAAAACAGGGTTTATTTAAGATAAAGTGTTCAAGTGTTCATAATACAATATAGAATGTATAAAGCtttgatattaaaatatataaaagtaatggaaaaacaatgtatgttgttaaaatgaaatctttaagttataattaaatatgaaatgtatGGCTAAGCTTTGATATTAAAAGAATGAGCTTAGATGGCACTTCTTTTCTGCCAATCCCATTATTTCTTACAGGAACCCGAACCCAAGCCACTTGGGACCAATGTTCACCCACAACACAGCACATTCATCCACTAAGTTGACACACATTCGTGTAATACGTATAATAAGCACACATGCCTGGCTAAATATCCAAGCGCATTGCTCTACTAACAGCATATTTCTATTTGGCCACTGGACCCGCCCCCAATATTCCACTATTCCCAACCAGCCATTCAAAGCgacaaatcaataaaatagaAGCCATAAAATTGCCCCAAGCGGCGCCACTACAATCGGCCCTCCGCAATGAGTGTGTCATTTGCGAAGCAGCAGTTGGCGAGGAAGGACCAGCAGACCAGGAGGAGCAGCTTTAAGCAATCCATCAAATAAATCCAGTGGTCCTGGTTGGCCGGCTGACCAACTGCTGCGATCTGGATGCCATGAAACCGAAGAAATCGGCTTTTGCCAACACATCCACTGGATACGGCAGGCACAAACACAGCGGACACGGCAAGGGACACGGCCACACTCAAGGACATTCCGGCAAGGATAAAGCCGAGGGGGGCGGCAAGGCCAAGACCCAAAAGCCAAAGGATCAGCATGAACAAAAGGAGGAGGACAAGGATCTGAACTCCGGTTTCGGCGACTATCTTCGCACACCGGAGG
This portion of the Drosophila takahashii strain IR98-3 E-12201 chromosome 3R, DtakHiC1v2, whole genome shotgun sequence genome encodes:
- the Xport-A gene encoding uncharacterized protein Xport-A — encoded protein: MKPKKSAFANTSTGYGRHKHSGHGKGHGHTQGHSGKDKAEGGGKAKTQKPKDQHEQKEEDKDLNSGFGDYLRTPEAFEMMKLFVFANTIMLIVTMAWPHIKEQFFMINQWLESFREEHRQ
- the LOC108064279 gene encoding solute carrier family 22 member 20, with the protein product MKKEENHFQGLDLGHIFTCSESKATTEPPSKTNSITDKENNDVITHILGDFGPWQLRSLLILFLCKIPAAWFMACILFTAPDLYPEEEYKCDTTALGPVDNCTVSLDHCYVMVNYGDSGYAMRQCRKFLYTTGFHSLTMEFDLVCLCDFFVAWSQYWHLFGLLIGGVAATKLMRVLSPRQIYGTGIWCLLMCSLLMGLVKDFSLHCGLRCLAAVSCCFMITSGHSIFSDITAGKYRLGALLLYDCFWALGLILLPGLASGAPSWQHIYLGVTLSLLVIVFLLPWTPDSPRWQLLHTKENQLAVERTVTILLEAARSNGTAHRVSKELPQELGQLREKMLEPRPPVYWMQLWMGQRRSTFHLLSLHMALATFMVVNTGLLLHVRSFGREHLVSNTLAMGLAEMLGCFLALHLTFNQAASKWQWAGGFAMVVGCIGSVCWFLAEEDMPEVYGLTLGLLMASLPQAAVACAQSMILACLGELVPSEQRDCLAFSAVTWARVWQLSASFLTLLRQVSPALSLSAFCLLVILGGLCTCCLVTPGKEDQDQDQEQEQQGAAVNKKQHLIAYS